From a single Myotis daubentonii chromosome 5, mMyoDau2.1, whole genome shotgun sequence genomic region:
- the LRG1 gene encoding leucine-rich alpha-2-glycoprotein, producing the protein MEKREATMSSWSPEGNQSPGVLDPHLSRALFLLLLIVAPSVHGATPNPEACQVFQSSNGSSVNCYPPAKFPRQLPADTIFLSVEFFNLTQLPPETLLGIPNLQELHLSSNGLEKLSAKFLLPVPQLKVLDLTRNALTQLPPGLFQGSATLHTLVLNQNQLEVLETSWLQGLKALRHLDLSGNHLRTLPSGLLANFTDLRILDLGNNQLESLPSDLLRGPLKLERLHLEGNRLQALGEGLLEPQPNLSYLFLSDNRLATVAASAFQGLKQLDMLDLSNNSLSSVPKGLWASVGQPGAGRDMKDGFDISGNPWNCDQNLDDFYEWLVCNKDKMFSRNNTYCVEPKAMHGQTLLAAAMSHLKLKAGVEMDRNGLAEHCTPLGN; encoded by the exons ATGGAAAAGAGAGAGGCCACCATGTCCTCTTGGAGCCCAGAGGGAAACCAGAG CCCAGGGGTCCTGGATCCCCACCTTTCTAGAGCCCTGTTCCTGCTGCTACTAATTGTGGCCCCCTCAGTCCACGGGGCCACTCCAAACCCTGAAGCCTGCCAGGTGTTCCAGTCAAGCAATGGCAGCTCCGTCAACTGCTATCCGCCTGCCAAATTCCCCCGGCAGCTCCCAGCCGACACcatcttcctctctgtggagTTCTTCAACCTCACCCAGCTACCACCCGAGACCCTCCTGGGCATCCCTAACCTCCAGGAACTGCACCTTTCCAGCAATGGGCTGGAGAAGCTGTCAGCCAAGTTTCTGTTGCCTGTGCCTCAGCTGAAGGTGCTCGATCTAACCCGCAACGCCCTGACCCAGCTGCCCCCCGGCCTCTTCCAGGGCTCAGCCACCCTCCACACCCTGGTGCTGAATCAAAACCAGCTGGAAGTCCTGGAAACCTCGTGGCTGCAGGGCCTGAAAGCCCTGAGGCATCTGGACCTGTCCGGGAACCACCTCCGGACACTGCCCTCCGGGCTGCTGGCCAACTTCACCGACCTGCGCATCCTTGACCTTGGCAATAACCAGCTGGAGTCTTTGCCCTCTGACCTTCTGAGGGGCCCCCTGAAGTTGGAACGGCTGCACCTGGAGGGCAACAGATTGCAAGCCCTCGGAGAGGGCCTGCTGGAGCCCCAGCCAAACCTGAGCTACCTTTTCCTGAGTGACAACCGTCTGGCCACGGTGGCGGCCAGCGCCTTCCAAGGTCTGAAGCAGCTGGACATGCTGGACCTGTCCAACAACTCACTGAGCAGCGTGCCCAAGGGGCTCTGGGCATCTGTGGGGCAGCCCGGGGCAGGCCGGGACATGAAGGATGGCTTTGACATCTCTGGTAACCCCTGGAATTGCGACCAGAACTTGGACGACTTCTATGAGTGGCTTGTGTGCAATAAAGACAAGATGTTCTCCCGGAATAACACATACTGCGTTGAGCCTAAAGCCATGCATGGCCAGACACTCCTGGCCGCGGCCATGTCTCATTTGAAGCTTAAGGCTGGGGTGGAGATGGATAGGAACGGCCTGGCAGAACACTGCACCCCATtaggcaattaa
- the SEMA6B gene encoding semaphorin-6B isoform X2 has translation MRTPRAPPPRLALLLLLLLLGGAHGLFPEEPPPLSVAPRDYLSHYPVFVGSGPGRLTPTEGAEDLNIQRVLRVNRTLFIGDRDNLYRVELEPPTSTELRYQRKLTWRSNPSDINVCRMKGKQEGECRNFVKVLLLRDESTLFVCGSNAFNPLCANYSIDTLQPLGDNISGMARCPYDPKHANVALFSEGMLFTATVTDFLAIDAVIYRSLGDRPTLRTVKHDSKWFKEPYFVHAVEWGSHIYFFFREIAMEFNYLEKVVVSRVARVCKNDVGGSPRVLEKQWTSFLKARLNCSVPGDPHFYFNVMQAVTGVVRLGGRPIVLAIFSTPSNSIPGSAVCAFDMTQVAAVFEGRFREQKSPESIWTPVPEDQVPRPRPGCCAAPGMQYNTSSAFPDEILNFVKTHPLMDEAVPSLGHAPWIVRTLTRHQLTRVAVDVGAGPWGNQTVVFLGSEAGTILKFLVWPNASALGTSGPSVFLEEFETYRPDRCGRPGGSETGQRLLSLELDVASGGLLAAFPHCVVRVPVARCQQHSGCMKNCIGSQDPYCGWAPDGSCIFLSPGTRATFEQDVSGSSTSGLGDCTGLLRASLAEERAGLVSVNLLVTSSVAAFVVGAVVSGFSVGWYVGLRERRELARRKDKEAILAHGGGEAVLSVSRLGERRAGGPGGRGGGGGGAGGPPEALLAPLMQNGWAKATLLQGGPHDLDSGLLPTPEQTPLPQKRLPAPHPHPHPHALGPRAWEHSHPLLPASASSSSSLLLLAPARAPEQPAGRAPHGDFPLTPHASPDRRRVVSAPTGPLDPITASDSLPRPWSPPPTGSLRRPGPHGPAAAALRRTHTFNSGEGRGDRPRGRHARPSTDLAHLLAYGGTDRTAPPVP, from the exons GGACAACCTGTACCGGGTAGAGCTGGAGCCCCCCACCTCCACGGAGCTTCGGTACcagagg AAGCTGACCTGGCGCTCCAACCCCAGCGACATCAATGTGTGTCGGATGAAGGGCAAGCAGGAG ggcgAGTGTCGAAACTTTGTAAAGGTGTTGCTCCTGCGGGACGAGTCCACCCTTTTCGTGTGCGGTTCCAACGCCTTCAACCCCCTGTGCGCCAACTACAGT ATAGACACACTACAGCCCCTCGGGGACAACATCAGTGGCATGGCCCGCTGCCCGTACGACCCCAAACACGCCAACGTCGCCCTCTTCTCTG AAGGAATGCTCTTCACAGCCACCGTTACCGACTTCCTAGCCATCGATGCTGTCATCTACCGCAGCCTTGGAGACAGACCCACTCTGCGCACCGTGAAACACGACTCCAAGTGGTTTAAAG AGCCCTACTTTGTGCATGCGGTGGAGTGGGGCAGCCACATCTACTTCTTCTTCCGGGAGATCGCAATGGAGTTTAACTACCTGGAGAAG GTGGTGGTGTCCCGCGTGGCCCGGGTGTGCAAGAATGATGTGGGGGGCTCCCCGCGCGTGCTGGAGAAGCAGTGGACGTCCTTCCTGAAGGCGCGGCTCAACTGCTCCGTGCCCGGGGACCCCCACTTCTACTTCAATGTGATGCAGGCCGTCACGGGTGTGGTCCGCCTGGGGGGCCGGCCCATAGTCCTCGCCATCTTCTCCACCCCCAGCAACAG CATCCCCGGCTCTGCCGTCTGCGCCTTTGACATGACACAGGTGGCTGCTGTGTTTGAAGGCCGCTTTCGAGAGCAGAAGTCCCCGGAGTCCATCTGGACACCTGTGCCCGAGGATCAGGTGCCTCGGCCCCG gcctGGGTGCTGTGCAGCTCCCGGCATGCAGTACAACACCTCCAGCGCCTTCCCTGATGAGATCCTCAACTTCGTCAAGACCCACCCCCTGATGGACGAGGCGGTGCCCTCACTGGGCCATGCGCCCTGGATAGTACGAACTCTGACACG gcACCAGCTGACTCGAGTGGCTGTGGATGTGGGCGCCGGCCCCTGGGGCAACCAGACTGTCGTCTTCCTGGGCTCCGAGGCGGGCACCATCCTCAAGTTCCTGGTCTGGCCCAACGCCAGTGCCTTGGGCACCTCTGGGCCCAGTGTCTTCCTCGAGGAGTTCGAGACCTACCGGCCAgacag gtgtggccggccagGTGGCAGTGAGACAGGGCAACGGCTGCTGAGCCTGGAGTTGGATGTGGCCTCAGGAGGCCTGCTGGCGGCCTTCCCCCACTGTGTGGTCCGTGTGCCCGTGGCCCGCTGCCAGCAGCACTCAGGGTGCATGAA GAACTGCATTGGCAGTCAGGACCCCTACTGCGGGTGGGCCCCCGATGGTTCCTGCATCTTCCTCAGCCCTGGCACCAG GGCCACCTTTGAGCAGGACGTGTCCGGGTCCAGCACCTCAGGCTTAGGGGACTGCACAG GGCTCCTGCGGGCCAGCCTCGCGGAGGAGCGCGCCGGGCTGGTGTCCGTGAACCTGCTGGTGACCTCGTCGGTGGCGGCCTTCGTGGTGGGCGCCGTGGTGTCGGGCTTCAGCGTGGGCTGGTACGTGGGCCTCCGCGAGCGGCGCGAGCTGGCCCGCCGCAAGGACAAGGAGGCCATCCTGGCGCACGGGGGCGGCGAGGCCGTGCTGAGCGTGAGCCGGCTGGGCGAGCGCCGCGCGGGGGGCcccgggggccggggcgggggcgggggcggcgccgGGGGGCCCCCGGAGGCCCTGCTGGCCCCCCTGATGCAGAACGGCTGGGCCAAGGCCACCCTGCTGCAGGGCGGACCCCATGACCTGGACTCGGGGCTGCTGCCCACGCCCGAGCAGACGCCGCTGCCGCAGAAGCGCCTGCCCgccccgcacccgcacccgcacccgcacgcCCTGGGCCCGCGCGCCTGGGAGCACAgccaccccctgctccccgcctccgcctcctcctcctcctcgctgctGCTGCTCGCCCCCGCCAGGGCCCCCGAGCAGCCCGCGGGCCGCGCCCCCCACGGGGACTTCCCACTCACGCCCCACGCCAGCCCGGACCGCCGGCGGGTGGTGTCAGCGCCCACGGGCCCCTTGGACCCGATCACGGCCTCCGACAGCCTCCCGCGGCCCTGGAGCCCGCCGCCCACGGGCAGCCTCCGGCGGCCGGGCCCCCACGGCCCCGCGGCCGCCGCCCTGCGCCGCACGCACACGTTCAACAGCGGCGAGGGCCGGGGTGACCGTCCCCGCGGCCGCCACGCCCGGCCCAGCACGGACTTGGCGCACCTCCTCGCCTACGGGGGCACAGACAGGACTGCGCCTCCCGTGCCCTAG
- the PLIN5 gene encoding perilipin-5, whose amino-acid sequence MSEDEAAQTHSPSLWEQDQQNVVHRVVALPLVKATCTAVSDVYNAAKDRHPLLGSACRLAEHCVCSLTTSALDHAQPLLSHLQPQLATVNDLACRGLDKLEEKLPFLQQPSEMVVTSAKDAVASSMTGMAGLARQGRRWSVELKRSMSHAMDVVLGKSEELVDHFLPMTEEELAALAAEAEGPEVGSVEQQRRHQGYFVRLGSLSTRLRHLAYEHSLGKLRQKKHHAQDTLAQLQETLELIDLVQCGMTPTTPARPGKVHELWGDWSLSTLENGRRRSQVELETLVLSRSLMRELQSSVDALETSVRGLPRDAQEKVAEVRRSVDTLQAAFADARCFRDVSASVLAEGRGRVARAHACVDELLELVVQTMPLPWLVGPFSPILIERSEPPPGLENLVDEIVGGPDPRWAHLDWPAQQRAWQAQHRNGLGFPEDIPEEPEPPSRPKHTLMPELDF is encoded by the exons ATGTCAGAAGATGAGGCGGCTCAGACCCACTCACCCAGCTTGTGGGAGCAGGACCAGCAG AATGTGGTCCACCGAgtggtggccctgcccctggtcaaGGCCACGTGCACCGCTGTCTCTGATGTTTACAACGCAGCCAAGGACAGGCACCCGCTCCTGGGCTCTGCCTGCCGCCTGGCTGAACACTGCGTGTGCAGCCTCACCACCAGCGCCCTGGACCACGCCCAGCCACTGCTCAGCCACCTGCAGCCTCAGC tggctACAGTGAACGATCTTGCCTGCAGGGGCCTCGACAAGCTGGAGGAGAAGCTACCCTTTCTCCAGCAACCTTCAGAGATG GTGGTAACCTCAGCCAAGGATGCAGTGGCCAGCAGTATGACAGGCATGGCGGGCTTGGCACGGCAGGGCCGGCGCTGGAGCGTGGAGCTGAAGCGTTCCATGAGCCACGCAATGGACGTCGTGTTGGGCAAGTCGGAGGAGCTGGTGGACCACTTCCTGCCCATGACTGAGGAGGAACTCG CGGCACTGGCGGCTGAAGCTGAGGGCCCGGAAGTGGGCTCAGTGGAACAGCAGAGGAGACATCAGGGCTACTTTGTGCGCCTGGGCTCCCTGTCAACACGACTCCGCCACCTGGCATATGAGCACtctctggggaaactgaggcagaagaaACATCATGCCCAGGACACACTGGCCCAGCTGCAGGAGACACTGGAGCTG ATTGACCTCGTGCAGTGTGGGAtgacccccaccaccccagcccGCCCTGGGAAAGTGCATGAGCTGTGGGGGGACTGGAGTCTGAGCACCCTGGAGAACGGCCGCCGCCGTAGTCAG gtgGAGCTGGAAACACTGGTATTGTCCCGAAGTCTGATGCGGGAGCTACAGAGCTCAGTGGACGCACTGGAAACCAGCGTGCGGGGCCTGCCCCGGGATGCCCAGGAGAAGGTGGCCGAGGTGCGGCGCAGCGTGGACACCCTGCAGGCGGCCTTCGCTGATGCGCGTTGCTTCAGGGATGTGTCAGCCTCGGTGTTGGCCGAGGGCCGGGGCAGAGTGGCTCGGGCCCATGCCTGCGTGGACGAGCTGCTAGAGTTGGTGGTGCAGACCATGCCGCTGCCCTGGCTCGTGGGGCCCTTTTCGCCCATCCTCATAGAGCGGTCGGAGCCCCCACCTGGCCTGGAGAACCTGGTGGACGAGATCGTGGGGGGCCCTGACCCCCGCTGGGCGCATCTGGACTGGCCGGCCCAGCAGAGAGCCTGGCAGGCCCAGCACCGGAATGGGCTAGGTTTCCCAGAGGACATTCCAGAGGAGCCTGAGCCCCCCAGTCGCCCCAAACACACCTTGATGCCAGAGCTGGACTTCTGA